GGACGACGTCAGTCTGGAAATAGAGCAGGGGGAGACGGTCGGCCTTTTGGGCCCCAACGGGGCCGGCAAAACCACCACCTTTTATATGATTGTGGGGTTGATCAAACCCGATGGCGGCGATATCCACATGAACGACCAGGAGCTGACCCATGACCCTATGTATCGTCGTGCGCGATGGGGGATCGGCTATCTGCCGCAGGAGGCATCGGTCTTTCGTCAGTTGACCGTGGAGGAAAACATTTTAGCCATCCTGCAGACCCTGCCGGGCAGCAGGGCCTCCCGCCGGGAGCGGGCCCATGCTCTGCTGGAGGAATTGGGTGTGGCGCGGCTGGCCAAGAACAAAGCGTACACGCTGTCCGGCGGCGAGCGGCGCCGCGTGGAGATCTGCCGCGCACTGGTCACCAATCCCAAATTCATGCTGCTGGATGAG
The bacterium DNA segment above includes these coding regions:
- the lptB gene encoding LPS export ABC transporter ATP-binding protein, which translates into the protein MPSNEKARLWCRGLKKIYGQRRVVDDVSLEIEQGETVGLLGPNGAGKTTTFYMIVGLIKPDGGDIHMNDQELTHDPMYRRARWGIGYLPQEASVFRQLTVEENILAILQTLPGSRASRRERAHALLEELGVARLAKNKAYTLSGGERRRVEICRALVTNPKFMLLDEPFAGIDPIAVEDIQRIVADLKKRGIGVLITDHNVHETLRITDRAYLLFDGKVLKSGSAEFLASDEEARKLYFGEQFKLQR